A genomic segment from Dechloromonas denitrificans encodes:
- the prfB gene encoding peptide chain release factor 2 (programmed frameshift), whose protein sequence is MEAEHINSISNKLDDLAQRAAELRRYLDYDHKRERLTLLNKEMEDPKIWDDPKYAQELGKEKKTLEDIVLVLEAVDNGVGDGRELFAMGKEDGDDDTLLAVEADNAELETKLAALEFRRMFNNPSDPMPCFLEIQAGAGGTEAQDWASMLLRMYLKYGEKKGFTVEVMEESEGDVAGLKSATVKFTGDYAYGTLRTETGIHRLVRKSPFDSNARRHTSFTSVFVFPEVDDSIEININPADVRTDTYRASGAGGQHINKTDSAVRLTHVPTGIVVQCQNDRSQHRNRDEAWQMLRARIYEFELRKQQAEQQKLEDAKSDIGWGHQIRSYVLDQSRIKDLRTNHETGNTQAVLDGDLDPFIEASLKQGV, encoded by the exons ATGGAAGCCGAACACATCAACAGTATCTCCAACAAGCTCGACGATCTGGCGCAGCGCGCCGCCGAGCTGCGGAGGTATCTT GACTACGATCACAAACGCGAACGCCTGACCCTCCTGAACAAGGAGATGGAAGATCCCAAGATCTGGGACGATCCGAAATACGCTCAGGAACTGGGCAAGGAAAAGAAAACGCTGGAAGACATTGTGCTCGTCCTCGAAGCCGTCGATAACGGTGTGGGCGATGGCCGCGAATTGTTCGCCATGGGCAAGGAAGACGGTGATGACGACACCCTGCTCGCCGTCGAAGCCGACAACGCCGAACTGGAAACCAAGCTCGCCGCCCTCGAATTCCGCCGCATGTTCAACAACCCGTCCGACCCGATGCCCTGCTTCCTGGAAATCCAGGCCGGAGCCGGCGGTACCGAAGCCCAGGACTGGGCCTCGATGCTGTTGCGCATGTATCTGAAATATGGCGAAAAGAAGGGGTTCACCGTCGAGGTCATGGAAGAGTCGGAAGGCGATGTCGCCGGCCTGAAGAGCGCCACCGTCAAGTTCACCGGCGACTACGCCTACGGCACGCTGCGCACCGAGACCGGCATCCACCGCCTGGTCCGCAAGTCGCCGTTCGACTCCAACGCCCGCCGCCACACCAGCTTCACCTCCGTATTCGTGTTCCCGGAAGTCGACGACTCGATCGAGATCAACATCAACCCGGCCGACGTGCGTACCGATACCTACCGCGCTTCCGGCGCCGGCGGCCAGCACATCAACAAGACCGACTCCGCCGTCCGCCTGACCCACGTGCCGACCGGCATCGTCGTCCAGTGCCAGAACGACCGTTCACAGCACCGCAACCGCGACGAAGCCTGGCAGATGCTGCGCGCCCGCATCTACGAGTTCGAACTGCGCAAGCAGCAGGCCGAACAGCAGAAGCTCGAAGACGCCAAGTCCGATATCGGCTGGGGCCACCAGATCCGCTCCTACGTGCTCGACCAGAGCCGCATCAAGGATCTGCGCACCAACCACGAAACCGGCAACACCCAAGCCGTGCTCGATGGCGATCTCGACCCCTTCATCGAGGCCAGCCTCAAGCAGGGCGTGTGA
- a CDS encoding nitrate- and nitrite sensing domain-containing protein, whose product MDLILYSMLIVALLLALISFMIYRQRNRLSSGQSIEQTLAACRSLLALIAGIQQHRGMSSAWLAGDQSFKPRLDAKAREIEQLIPLLRDAAREEGRRAHPCLTLNELSLFQFNWTKMRDMLRGLSVEQSIAQHSFLVDQLLKWLGALGESRVELVLGQKCERGLVRNYASRLPALTECLGQARALGTSVAAKQGCSAVARVRLMFLIARAEALLSQAAEAGGQGRKAEQAKVAVQEMARVVRTQMLLSSRISLPAPAYFALATAAIDSVFSWIDECGTQITQASLRRQGVQQSVLLQRV is encoded by the coding sequence ATGGATCTGATCCTGTACTCAATGCTGATTGTGGCGCTGCTCCTCGCGCTGATCTCCTTCATGATTTATCGCCAGCGCAATCGGCTGAGCAGCGGTCAATCGATCGAGCAGACCCTGGCCGCCTGTCGTTCCCTGCTGGCCCTGATTGCGGGTATCCAACAACATCGGGGCATGAGTTCGGCCTGGCTGGCCGGTGACCAGAGCTTCAAACCACGGCTTGATGCAAAGGCGCGCGAAATTGAACAGCTGATTCCCTTGCTGCGGGATGCCGCGCGCGAAGAGGGGCGGCGGGCGCATCCTTGCCTGACATTGAACGAGCTCTCCTTGTTTCAATTCAACTGGACAAAAATGCGCGACATGCTGCGTGGTCTGTCGGTTGAGCAAAGCATTGCCCAGCACAGTTTTCTGGTCGATCAACTGCTCAAGTGGCTGGGCGCGCTGGGGGAGTCCCGGGTCGAACTGGTACTGGGTCAAAAGTGCGAGCGTGGCTTGGTACGCAATTACGCCAGCCGTTTGCCGGCATTGACCGAATGCCTGGGGCAGGCACGAGCGCTGGGTACCAGTGTTGCGGCCAAGCAGGGATGCTCTGCCGTCGCTCGTGTGCGTCTGATGTTTCTGATCGCGCGTGCCGAGGCTTTGCTCAGCCAGGCGGCAGAAGCCGGTGGACAGGGGCGCAAGGCCGAGCAGGCAAAGGTTGCCGTTCAGGAAATGGCGCGTGTCGTACGTACCCAGATGCTGCTCAGTTCCCGCATTTCGCTGCCCGCCCCGGCGTATTTCGCGCTCGCCACTGCGGCGATCGATAGCGTGTTCTCGTGGATTGACGAGTGCGGCACCCAGATAACCCAGGCGTCACTCCGGAGGCAAGGTGTTCAGCAATCAGTCTTGTTGCAGCGTGTCTGA
- a CDS encoding methyl-accepting chemotaxis protein: MTDQANDDVMAGVRACIKTLSLHQALAWGLAVAGSLCLRDSGNIQWLGIGLLLVSLFVLVKLHRGLRVGLLSIDRFALELSSGRLVGRIDPASAGALGSLAERLNGTARSLCELFLTFSRMAQEISSVAAESSVNANGGNDGVRQQRDITLSSSATLAQLTVSLGTTRDRAQVAAGAAQASGEMAFAGVDRVNALASSLDNLTANVRQTSDSAARLGQRSREVDAIVELIAEIAAQTNLLALNAAIEAARAGEQGRGFAVVADEVRKLAERTSNATRDIGQRIGGMRLDVDEMIHSMAETSVRAASSLHDAGEAVDDLHRVESNARQTLALINDIAAASREQSEAGKNVVRDIEQVATLADANECLVRSNSELSRYLSELAVLLNAALKKYHYE; the protein is encoded by the coding sequence GTGACCGATCAAGCAAACGATGATGTGATGGCTGGAGTCCGTGCCTGTATCAAGACACTGTCCCTTCATCAGGCGCTGGCCTGGGGGCTGGCTGTGGCTGGCAGTCTGTGCCTGCGTGATAGTGGGAATATCCAGTGGTTGGGCATCGGCTTGCTGCTTGTCTCGCTTTTCGTGTTGGTCAAGCTGCATCGTGGCCTACGGGTGGGGTTGCTGTCGATCGATCGCTTCGCCCTTGAGCTTTCATCCGGTCGACTGGTTGGGCGGATCGATCCTGCATCGGCCGGGGCTCTTGGTTCGCTGGCTGAGCGACTGAATGGCACGGCGCGTTCTTTGTGCGAACTTTTTCTCACTTTCTCGCGCATGGCACAGGAAATATCCAGTGTGGCGGCTGAGAGCAGCGTCAATGCCAATGGTGGCAACGATGGTGTTCGCCAGCAGCGTGACATTACGCTGTCTTCATCGGCCACCCTGGCACAGCTGACTGTCAGTCTCGGAACGACCCGCGACCGGGCGCAGGTTGCTGCCGGCGCCGCGCAAGCTTCTGGCGAAATGGCGTTTGCCGGTGTGGACCGGGTCAACGCCCTGGCATCCAGTCTTGATAATTTGACGGCCAATGTCCGTCAAACTTCGGATAGTGCCGCGCGTCTTGGTCAGCGCTCGCGTGAAGTCGATGCCATTGTTGAGTTGATTGCCGAGATTGCCGCCCAGACAAATCTTCTGGCACTTAATGCGGCGATCGAGGCGGCCCGTGCCGGTGAGCAGGGCCGTGGGTTTGCCGTTGTGGCCGACGAGGTGCGCAAGCTGGCTGAACGGACGAGTAATGCGACCAGGGATATTGGACAGCGCATCGGTGGCATGCGGCTCGATGTCGATGAAATGATTCATTCAATGGCTGAAACAAGCGTCCGTGCGGCATCGAGCCTGCACGACGCCGGGGAGGCGGTCGATGATCTACATCGCGTTGAAAGCAATGCCCGGCAGACCTTGGCGCTGATCAACGATATTGCGGCGGCCAGTCGTGAGCAAAGCGAGGCTGGGAAAAACGTGGTGCGCGACATCGAACAGGTAGCCACCCTGGCGGATGCCAATGAATGCCTGGTTCGCTCGAATAGCGAACTGTCCCGCTACTTGAGCGAATTGGCGGTCTTGCTCAATGCGGCCTTGAAAAAATACCACTACGAGTGA
- a CDS encoding cupin — protein sequence MIDNLFAGLPSTAAVDEQFSELLRTPALRIEHIVSNGQSSPPGFWYDQPEGEWVLLLQGEARLRLADEPQARHLRAGDFINLAPHCRHRVDWTPPDQTTIWLAIYYNSTQAG from the coding sequence GTGATCGACAACCTGTTTGCCGGATTGCCGTCGACCGCTGCGGTCGACGAGCAATTCAGCGAACTTTTGCGCACCCCGGCGTTGCGCATCGAACACATTGTTTCAAATGGCCAGAGCAGCCCGCCCGGTTTCTGGTACGACCAGCCCGAAGGCGAATGGGTTTTGTTGCTGCAGGGCGAAGCCCGCCTGCGCCTGGCCGATGAGCCACAGGCACGGCACTTGAGGGCGGGAGATTTCATCAATCTCGCCCCGCACTGCCGGCACCGGGTGGATTGGACACCACCAGACCAGACCACTATCTGGCTGGCGATTTACTACAACAGCACTCAAGCTGGCTGA
- a CDS encoding putative bifunctional diguanylate cyclase/phosphodiesterase, with protein MSEAGFFKALSRTVLCRPGCQDDVDDVPEMAALFAQLDGMLFRCRVDEAWTLLSVSPGCRELTGYRANELIQERLCSLETLTHPEDRSIVRGTIMAALETSSRYRIEYRIICRDGEEKWVLERGVGITGEAGERILEAYLEDITDRVLAHLQLAETELRYRSIFENSVVGMFQTTESGRYLAANQALATLYRYPTPEDLISSLADISTGLYIDTRRRDEFKCMIQRDGRVIDFESEILCRDGRRIWISENAHAVFAADGSLSYYEGTVEDITERHRYQSVLQHQATHDPLTALPNRNLLEDRLSQAILAGERQGGKVALAFVDLDNFKVINDSLGHAVGDQLLIEIAHRLRTALRGVDTVARYGGDEFVLIMGEQAVREDTVHLLERVLDAVQAPLMLEGHALRMSCSIGVSVYPDDATDLDGLLRIADVAMYHAKESGKGQYCFYTRDLNLAAQERFALETALRAAIEHNELTVVYQPKVDSLGSVQGFEALVRWNSAGQGLVTPDRFIPLAEETGQILAIGEQVLYAACRTAASWPLIEGRALSVAVNLSARQLKEPGLVALVADALSVSGLPPECLELEITESMIMGDVEHTIRVLRSIKALGVRIAVDDFGTGYSSLSYLQRLPIDTLKIDRSFVSGCDQGGAVMAIPHAIIFLGKSLDLHIVAEGVETAAERDILTLCGCNEFQGYYFSRPMQRAAVDEYLMAKTACFDKGVLPR; from the coding sequence GTGTCTGAGGCCGGCTTTTTCAAGGCCTTGTCGCGTACTGTGCTCTGTCGTCCGGGATGCCAGGATGATGTTGATGATGTGCCGGAGATGGCCGCCCTGTTTGCCCAACTCGACGGCATGCTTTTCCGTTGCCGGGTGGATGAGGCATGGACCCTGCTGTCGGTCAGTCCCGGTTGCCGTGAACTCACCGGATACCGCGCCAACGAACTGATTCAGGAGCGGCTTTGTTCGCTTGAGACCTTGACCCACCCCGAGGATCGTTCGATTGTTCGTGGAACGATCATGGCTGCTTTGGAGACAAGCTCGCGCTATCGGATTGAGTACCGGATCATTTGTCGTGACGGCGAAGAAAAATGGGTGCTTGAGCGCGGCGTTGGCATTACCGGTGAAGCTGGAGAACGTATTCTCGAAGCTTATCTGGAAGATATTACCGATCGGGTGCTGGCGCATCTCCAGCTGGCTGAAACGGAGTTGCGCTACCGCAGCATTTTTGAAAACTCGGTAGTCGGCATGTTTCAAACCACCGAGAGCGGGCGCTACCTGGCCGCCAACCAGGCACTGGCAACCCTTTATCGCTACCCCACGCCGGAAGATTTGATCAGTAGCCTGGCCGATATTTCGACCGGTTTGTATATCGATACCCGGCGGCGCGACGAGTTCAAGTGCATGATCCAGCGCGATGGGCGGGTGATTGATTTCGAGTCGGAAATATTGTGTCGCGATGGCCGGAGGATCTGGATTTCAGAAAATGCCCATGCCGTCTTCGCTGCCGATGGAAGCTTGTCTTACTACGAAGGAACGGTGGAGGATATTACCGAGCGGCATCGCTACCAATCCGTCCTGCAGCATCAGGCGACGCACGATCCACTGACCGCGCTGCCTAACCGCAATTTGCTTGAGGATCGGTTGAGTCAGGCGATTCTGGCCGGAGAGCGGCAGGGTGGCAAAGTGGCTTTGGCCTTTGTTGATCTCGATAATTTCAAAGTCATCAACGACAGCCTGGGACACGCGGTTGGCGACCAGTTGCTGATCGAAATTGCCCATCGCTTGCGGACAGCCCTGCGCGGTGTCGATACCGTAGCCCGCTACGGGGGCGATGAGTTTGTCTTGATCATGGGCGAGCAGGCCGTACGCGAAGATACGGTACATTTGCTCGAACGTGTCCTCGATGCGGTCCAGGCGCCGCTGATGCTTGAAGGGCACGCCTTGCGCATGAGTTGCAGTATCGGCGTCAGCGTTTATCCCGATGACGCGACGGATCTGGATGGCTTGCTGCGGATCGCCGATGTGGCGATGTATCACGCCAAGGAGAGCGGCAAGGGGCAATACTGTTTCTATACCCGGGACCTCAATCTCGCGGCACAAGAGCGTTTTGCCCTTGAAACCGCATTGCGGGCCGCCATCGAGCATAACGAACTGACCGTGGTTTATCAGCCGAAGGTCGATAGCCTGGGCAGTGTTCAGGGATTCGAGGCATTGGTCCGCTGGAATAGTGCCGGCCAGGGACTGGTCACGCCGGACCGGTTCATCCCGCTGGCCGAGGAAACCGGGCAGATTTTGGCGATTGGCGAGCAGGTCCTGTACGCCGCCTGTCGCACGGCAGCCAGTTGGCCGCTGATTGAGGGCCGGGCCTTGAGTGTGGCGGTCAATCTTTCAGCCCGGCAGCTCAAGGAGCCCGGCTTGGTCGCCTTGGTAGCCGATGCCCTGAGCGTTTCGGGACTGCCCCCCGAATGCCTGGAGCTGGAAATTACGGAAAGCATGATCATGGGCGATGTCGAGCACACCATTCGTGTGCTGCGCTCGATCAAGGCGCTGGGCGTGAGGATTGCGGTCGACGATTTCGGCACCGGCTATTCCTCCTTGAGCTACCTGCAACGCTTGCCGATCGATACCCTGAAAATCGATCGCTCCTTTGTCTCGGGCTGCGATCAAGGTGGGGCGGTGATGGCCATTCCGCACGCAATCATTTTTCTCGGTAAAAGCCTCGATTTGCACATCGTGGCCGAAGGCGTCGAAACGGCTGCCGAGCGCGACATCCTGACACTTTGCGGGTGCAATGAATTCCAAGGCTATTATTTTTCGCGACCGATGCAACGTGCTGCGGTCGACGAGTATCTGATGGCAAAAACCGCCTGTTTCGACAAAGGCGTTTTGCCGCGCTGA